The following proteins are encoded in a genomic region of Triticum dicoccoides isolate Atlit2015 ecotype Zavitan chromosome 1B, WEW_v2.0, whole genome shotgun sequence:
- the LOC119348962 gene encoding putative F-box protein At3g44060 yields MEPTGRSTKRMRPAPPHTHESTPGPAETTDPAAGRTQHPPPGAGGDGGEGPPDRISDLPDAVLGEIIFLLPTMEGARTQALASRWRHLWRTAPLNLDCRGIPGNLPGAILSAHGGPVHRLCLPSLLLQYRADVAGTWLRSPSLDTLQELEFYLELPITYRFSFSRLQLLQPPPASIFRFSSTLRVATISQCHLPDNTVETLQFPLLNKLALVEVKISEGSLQSIITSGCPALESLLLRTSFDIRGLRINSPILKSIGVHSRFVELIIQDAPSLERLLCLRMDMRMRVSVLSAPRLATLGYISQDSQDSKIMFGSTVIQRLCVVSLTMVVPTIKILAVHMNFNLDMVIELMKCFVCLEKLYMKIQTDSPAGTNFWRHKHRNFLTSQDIRLKTLVLGHYRGIQAQVNFVTFFILNAKLLESIRLEVDSRDYNDRFFAEQCRMLQMENRISRGAQLCVTTGSHNDVSSTVDLNDLDLADPFACRC; encoded by the exons ATGGAGCCGACCGGCCGGAGTACCAAGAGGATGAGACCCGCGCCGCCCCACACCCACGAATCTACGCCAGGTCCAGCGGAAACGACGGATCCGGCCGCGGGGAGAACCCAACACCCGCCGCCGGGAGCTGGGGGTGATGGCGGCGAGGGACCgccggaccgcatcagcgatcttccCGACGCGGTCCTCGGCGAGATAATCTTCCTCCTGCCCACCATGGAGGGCGCCCGCACCCAAGCCCTCGCGTCCCGGTGGCGCCACCTCTGGCGCACCGCCCCCCTCAACCTCGACTGCCGCGGCATCCCCGGCAACCTCCCCGGCGCCATACTCTCCGCCCACGGGGGCCCCGTCCACCGCCTCTGCCTCCCGTCGCTCCTCCTCCAGTACAGAGCCGATGTGGCAGGCACCTGGCTCCGGTCCCCCTCCCTGGACACGCTCCAGGAGCTCGAGTTCTACCTAGAGCTACCAATAACATACAGATTTTCGTTCTCAAGGTTACAGCTGCTGCAACCACCGCCGGCGTCCATCTTCAGGTTCTCGTCCACTCTCCGCGTCGCCACCATCAGCCAGTGCCATCTCCCGGACAATACCGTGGAGACGCTTCAGTTTCCCCTGCTCAACAAGCTTGCGCTCGTGGAGGTCAAAATCTCGGAGGGCTCGCTGCAGAGCATCATCACCTCCGGCTGCCCTGCCCTGGAGAGCTTGTTGCTCAGGACTAGTTTtgacatccgtggtctcaggatcaacTCCCCTATCCTTAAAAGTATAGGCGTTCATTCTAGGTTTGTAGAACTCATCATTcaggatgccccttcacttgaaagattGCTCTGTCTGAGAATGGATATGAGAATGCGAGTGTCAGTACTCTCCGCACCTAGACTGGCGACCTTGGGTTACATTTCTCAGGATTCACAGGACTCCAAAATCATGTTTGGCTCCACGGTTATTCAG AGATTGTGCGTTGTTAGCCTGACAATGGTGGTGCCTACTATCAAGATCTTAGCTGTGCATATGAATTTTAATCTGGATATGGTTATTGAGTTGATGAAATGCTTTGTATGCTTGGAGAAGTTGTATATGAAG ATTCAGACAGATTCACCAGCAGGAACAAATTTCTGGCGTCATAAACACCGGAATTTTCTCACATCTCAGGACATTCGTTTGAAGACCTTAGTGCTGGGACATTACCGAGGCATCCAGGCACAAGTTAACTTTGTCACATTCTTTATACTGAATGCGAAACTGCTAGAGTCCATCCGACTTGAGGTTGATTCCAGGGATTACAATGACAGATTTTTCGCAGAACAGTGTAGGATGCTTCAGATGGAGAACAGGATTTCTAGAGGTGCTCAGCTCTGTGTTAcaacaggttctcacaatgatgttTCGAGCACCGTTGACCTCAATGATTTGGATTTGGCTGATCCGTTCGCATGTAGATGTTGA